In Felis catus isolate Fca126 chromosome A2, F.catus_Fca126_mat1.0, whole genome shotgun sequence, the following proteins share a genomic window:
- the TLE5 gene encoding TLE family member 5 isoform X2, with the protein MMFPQSRHSGSSHLPQQLKFTTSDSCDRIKDEFQLLQAQYHSLKLECDKLASEKSEMQRHYVMYYEMSYGLNIEMHKQAEIVKRLNGICAQVLPYLSQEHQQQVLGAIERAKQVTAPELNSIIRQLQAHQLSQLQALALPLTPLPMGLQPPSLPAVSAGTGLLSLSALGSQAHLSKEDKNGHDGDTHQEDDGEKSD; encoded by the exons ATGATGTTTCCACAAAGCAGGCATTCG ggctCCTCTCACCTACCCCAGCAACTCAAATTCACCACCTCGGACTCCTGCGACCGCATCAAGGATGAGTTTCAGCTGCTGCAGGCTCAGTATCACAG CCTGAAGCTCGAATGTGACAAGCTGGCCAGTGAAAAATCAGAGATGCAGCGTCATTACGTGATG TACTACGAGATGTCCTACGGCTTGAACATCGAGATGCACAAGCAG GCTGAAATCGTCAAGAGGCTGAATGGGATTTGTGCCCAGGTCCTACCCTACCTTTCCCAAGAG CACCAACAGCAGGTCTTGGGAGCCATCGAGAGAGCTAAGCAGGTCACGGCTCCTGAGCTGAACTCCATCATCCGA CAGCTCCAAGCGCATCAGCTGTCCCAGCTGCAggccctggccctgcctctgACCCCGCTGCCCATGGGGCTGCAGCCGCCTTCGCTGCCGGCCGTCAGCGCGGGCACCGGCCTCCTCTCGCTGTCGGCGCTGGGCTCCCAGGCCCACCTCTCCAAGGAAGACAAGAACGGGCACGACGGTGACACCCACCAGGAGGATGACGGCGAGAAGTCGGATTAG
- the TLE5 gene encoding TLE family member 5 isoform X3, which translates to MMFPQSRHSGSSHLPQQLKFTTSDSCDRIKDEFQLLQAQYHSLKLECDKLASEKSEMQRHYVMYYEMSYGLNIEMHKQAEIVKRLNGICAQVLPYLSQEQQLQAHQLSQLQALALPLTPLPMGLQPPSLPAVSAGTGLLSLSALGSQAHLSKEDKNGHDGDTHQEDDGEKSD; encoded by the exons ATGATGTTTCCACAAAGCAGGCATTCG ggctCCTCTCACCTACCCCAGCAACTCAAATTCACCACCTCGGACTCCTGCGACCGCATCAAGGATGAGTTTCAGCTGCTGCAGGCTCAGTATCACAG CCTGAAGCTCGAATGTGACAAGCTGGCCAGTGAAAAATCAGAGATGCAGCGTCATTACGTGATG TACTACGAGATGTCCTACGGCTTGAACATCGAGATGCACAAGCAG GCTGAAATCGTCAAGAGGCTGAATGGGATTTGTGCCCAGGTCCTACCCTACCTTTCCCAAGAG CAGCAGCTCCAAGCGCATCAGCTGTCCCAGCTGCAggccctggccctgcctctgACCCCGCTGCCCATGGGGCTGCAGCCGCCTTCGCTGCCGGCCGTCAGCGCGGGCACCGGCCTCCTCTCGCTGTCGGCGCTGGGCTCCCAGGCCCACCTCTCCAAGGAAGACAAGAACGGGCACGACGGTGACACCCACCAGGAGGATGACGGCGAGAAGTCGGATTAG
- the TLE5 gene encoding TLE family member 5 isoform X1 encodes MMFPQSRHSGSSHLPQQLKFTTSDSCDRIKDEFQLLQAQYHSLKLECDKLASEKSEMQRHYVMYYEMSYGLNIEMHKQAEIVKRLNGICAQVLPYLSQEHQQQVLGAIERAKQVTAPELNSIIRQQLQAHQLSQLQALALPLTPLPMGLQPPSLPAVSAGTGLLSLSALGSQAHLSKEDKNGHDGDTHQEDDGEKSD; translated from the exons ATGATGTTTCCACAAAGCAGGCATTCG ggctCCTCTCACCTACCCCAGCAACTCAAATTCACCACCTCGGACTCCTGCGACCGCATCAAGGATGAGTTTCAGCTGCTGCAGGCTCAGTATCACAG CCTGAAGCTCGAATGTGACAAGCTGGCCAGTGAAAAATCAGAGATGCAGCGTCATTACGTGATG TACTACGAGATGTCCTACGGCTTGAACATCGAGATGCACAAGCAG GCTGAAATCGTCAAGAGGCTGAATGGGATTTGTGCCCAGGTCCTACCCTACCTTTCCCAAGAG CACCAACAGCAGGTCTTGGGAGCCATCGAGAGAGCTAAGCAGGTCACGGCTCCTGAGCTGAACTCCATCATCCGA CAGCAGCTCCAAGCGCATCAGCTGTCCCAGCTGCAggccctggccctgcctctgACCCCGCTGCCCATGGGGCTGCAGCCGCCTTCGCTGCCGGCCGTCAGCGCGGGCACCGGCCTCCTCTCGCTGTCGGCGCTGGGCTCCCAGGCCCACCTCTCCAAGGAAGACAAGAACGGGCACGACGGTGACACCCACCAGGAGGATGACGGCGAGAAGTCGGATTAG